Proteins from a genomic interval of Undibacterium parvum:
- a CDS encoding DUF2726 domain-containing protein has product MKLITSVLPLLFFIFVAAIAIAIIAKKLKAKTATALIKAKIPLTKNEQPMFFRLVEAFPDQIVLAQVAFSALVTTKERAARNTFDRKVADFVICNKAFEVQAVIELDDASHKGRELQDEKRIASLLQAGHKVLRYKTVPNIETLQKDLIISLK; this is encoded by the coding sequence ATGAAACTAATCACCAGCGTACTACCACTATTGTTTTTCATCTTTGTCGCAGCAATCGCCATCGCCATCATTGCCAAAAAACTCAAAGCAAAAACAGCTACCGCATTAATCAAAGCAAAAATCCCTTTAACTAAAAATGAACAACCAATGTTTTTTAGATTGGTAGAAGCATTCCCGGATCAAATCGTTTTAGCGCAAGTTGCTTTTTCCGCGCTAGTCACCACCAAAGAGCGCGCCGCAAGAAATACCTTCGACCGGAAAGTGGCAGACTTTGTTATTTGCAATAAAGCTTTTGAAGTGCAAGCAGTTATTGAGCTTGATGATGCTAGCCATAAAGGGCGCGAACTGCAAGACGAAAAACGGATCGCTTCACTCCTACAAGCAGGACACAAAGTACTCAGATACAAAACGGTCCCGAATATAGAAACGCTGCAAAAAGACCTCATCATTTCATTGAAATAA
- a CDS encoding NACHT domain-containing protein, giving the protein MELPVINWFEEPIKESVTSVFHGLNAFIESIDLFNKFRKTHFEMLQHQVGTVKILGMQHPMDLKDLYYPAAVSTDIRRRIYAPESNTLDVKSKKKNRKHDINSTQAGDVFISKNKRVVVLGGPGAGKTTFLKFLALAYSDKNIFSKTKLTTSQLPIYLHLPLLAREGSGILESISSLLTQREGPYAIDFYTRLLLSGDCTLFLDSLDEVPQESRQSIIDKINAFSALYQKCSIVLTCRTADYEPVFENFSEIELIRLTKDAIESIIKAWFGKDHERGSKLLSLLFNDETVSSLTETPLLLSLLCIQFKNDLALPKKRTELYRRCVDALLRDWDSTRGFRRDTSYAQLSDDKKEKIFEAIAGKSCSNSIEYEFSEAFVLNALSEEISRFSIDSNEAKGILTEIESHHGILEKCSAESYEFSHGTMQEYFAARYFVAKRVEMNVLKKHYDEQEWHNIIMFMVSIMDDPSDLLNFLVLKSSMVTFQNYPAFGKRLFHLLLLYRCMATGVSISQELRTEICTHLVKSQINMLSQLNGDGVLPFAARIPNGVRQALFHYKKNRPSLIKILQPYRNLMNEIALNPVKEYAEKVTEQVEKMDPFANQKIYPALGIATCILAPISDAKPEFFFKKMIHYSEEMLRRQLGEGIRSVLVESISIHQTMYPEICKP; this is encoded by the coding sequence ATGGAACTACCTGTTATTAATTGGTTCGAAGAACCCATAAAAGAATCTGTCACTTCAGTGTTTCATGGTTTAAATGCATTTATTGAGTCAATAGATTTGTTCAATAAATTTAGGAAAACACATTTTGAAATGCTACAGCACCAGGTTGGCACTGTAAAAATTTTAGGCATGCAGCATCCAATGGATCTCAAGGATTTATATTACCCTGCGGCGGTTTCAACGGATATTAGACGTCGAATATATGCGCCTGAATCGAATACTCTTGACGTTAAATCGAAAAAAAAAAATAGGAAACACGATATTAATTCGACGCAAGCAGGCGATGTGTTCATATCGAAGAATAAAAGAGTTGTAGTGCTTGGTGGACCTGGCGCAGGAAAAACCACATTCTTAAAATTTCTGGCGTTGGCATATTCTGATAAGAATATTTTTTCGAAAACAAAACTCACTACTTCACAACTTCCTATATATCTTCATCTTCCGTTGCTCGCTCGAGAAGGGTCAGGGATTTTGGAAAGCATCAGTTCACTTCTCACACAAAGAGAGGGCCCATATGCTATAGATTTTTATACACGGTTATTATTAAGTGGCGATTGCACATTATTTTTAGATTCGCTTGATGAGGTTCCACAAGAATCTCGACAATCGATTATTGACAAGATAAATGCATTTTCTGCACTGTACCAAAAATGCTCAATAGTTTTGACTTGTCGAACTGCCGACTACGAACCAGTTTTTGAGAATTTTTCAGAAATTGAACTTATTCGGCTCACAAAAGATGCAATTGAATCCATCATTAAAGCTTGGTTTGGCAAGGACCACGAACGGGGAAGTAAATTACTTTCGTTGCTCTTTAATGACGAAACAGTATCTTCGCTAACTGAGACACCGTTGTTACTTAGCTTGTTATGCATTCAATTTAAGAATGATCTAGCACTTCCAAAGAAGCGAACGGAACTCTATCGTCGTTGTGTGGACGCACTGTTGCGGGACTGGGATAGTACGCGAGGTTTCAGACGCGATACGTCTTATGCTCAGTTATCAGATGACAAAAAAGAGAAAATATTTGAGGCAATCGCAGGCAAAAGTTGTAGCAACTCAATTGAATATGAATTTAGTGAAGCATTCGTTTTAAATGCGTTGTCAGAGGAAATATCAAGATTTTCAATAGACTCCAATGAAGCTAAGGGTATTCTTACTGAAATTGAGAGTCATCATGGCATTCTAGAAAAATGCTCTGCCGAAAGCTATGAGTTTAGCCATGGCACGATGCAGGAATACTTTGCAGCACGGTATTTTGTAGCAAAACGAGTTGAAATGAATGTATTAAAGAAACACTATGATGAGCAGGAGTGGCATAACATTATTATGTTCATGGTATCGATAATGGACGATCCGTCAGATCTTTTGAATTTCTTAGTTTTAAAATCTTCCATGGTAACATTTCAAAATTATCCTGCATTTGGAAAGCGACTCTTCCATCTGTTACTTTTGTATAGGTGCATGGCAACGGGTGTTTCAATTTCACAAGAATTAAGAACTGAAATTTGTACGCATTTAGTAAAAAGTCAAATTAATATGCTTTCACAACTAAACGGTGATGGAGTGCTTCCATTTGCTGCAAGAATTCCAAATGGTGTACGCCAGGCACTTTTTCATTACAAAAAAAATAGACCGAGCTTAATTAAAATCCTTCAACCCTACCGAAATTTAATGAATGAAATTGCATTGAATCCTGTAAAAGAATATGCGGAAAAAGTTACTGAGCAAGTGGAAAAAATGGATCCTTTTGCTAATCAAAAGATATATCCTGCATTGGGTATAGCCACTTGTATTCTCGCTCCAATTTCCGATGCAAAGCCAGAATTTTTCTTCAAAAAGATGATTCACTACTCAGAAGAAATGTTGCGCCGTCAACTAGGAGAGGGTATTCGGTCGGTTCTCGTAGAATCAATTTCAATTCACCAAACCATGTATCCAGAAATCTGCAAACCATAA
- a CDS encoding nucleotidyltransferase family protein produces the protein MHNIPDIAITPEQWEIVSAILQKHVPDKAIWAFGSRAKHQEKPYSDLDLAIISDTGLTLSLLAAIEHDFSESDLPFKVDVVDSAVISPAFRAIIESHRIRIK, from the coding sequence ATGCACAACATCCCTGACATCGCCATCACGCCAGAGCAATGGGAGATAGTCTCAGCCATTCTGCAAAAACACGTGCCGGACAAAGCAATCTGGGCCTTCGGCTCGCGTGCGAAACATCAAGAAAAACCTTATTCGGATCTCGATCTTGCCATCATCAGCGACACCGGATTAACGCTCAGCCTGCTCGCCGCCATCGAACATGATTTCTCGGAATCGGATCTGCCGTTCAAGGTGGATGTGGTGGATAGTGCGGTGATTAGCCCGGCGTTTCGCGCGATTATTGAAAGCCATAGAATAAGAATTAAGTAA
- a CDS encoding nucleotidyltransferase substrate binding protein, producing MAIQLDLSSLENALQRLSEALQAYALDTGNSLYRDASIQRFEFCYELSHKMLKRYLELASPNPVEIDELAFPDLIRTGSEQGLLRSGWDRWKDYRHARSITSHTYDEAKAIAVMQMVPDFYIEGTALLKELGKRCQP from the coding sequence ATGGCAATTCAACTCGATCTAAGCTCACTAGAAAACGCCTTGCAACGCCTGAGCGAAGCACTGCAAGCCTATGCACTAGATACCGGCAACTCGCTGTACCGCGACGCCAGCATCCAGCGTTTTGAATTCTGCTACGAGTTAAGCCACAAAATGCTTAAGCGCTATCTGGAGTTAGCCTCACCCAACCCGGTGGAAATCGACGAACTGGCCTTTCCCGATTTAATCAGAACCGGCAGCGAACAAGGTTTATTGCGCAGCGGCTGGGATAGATGGAAAGATTACCGTCATGCGCGCAGCATTACCAGTCATACCTACGACGAAGCAAAGGCTATCGCCGTCATGCAAATGGTGCCGGATTTTTACATTGAAGGCACTGCGCTACTCAAAGAACTAGGCAAGCGCTGCCAACCCTAA
- the gyrB gene encoding DNA topoisomerase (ATP-hydrolyzing) subunit B codes for MSENTQDNTPASESATSAGYGASSIQILEGLEAVRKRPGMYIGDTSDGTGLHHLVFEVLDNSIDESLAGHCTEINVTIHSDNSISITDNGRGIPTGIKFDDKHEPKRSAAEIVMTELHAGGKFDQNSYKVSGGLHGVGVSCVNGLSKLLKLTIRRDGKKYAMEFVRGVPQNREIETINGVVCSPIKVIGDTEKRGTEVHFWADEEIFTHVEFHYEILAKRIRELSFLNNGVRIKLSDHRTGKEEMFAFEGGTRGFVEYINKTKSVLHPTIFQATGERLSDQGTNISVDVSMQWNDAYNEQVLCFTNNIPQRDGGSHLTGLRAAMTRVINKYIEEHDYAKKAKVEVTGDDMREGLTCVLSVKVPEPKFSSQTKDKLVSSEVRGPVEEIVAKTLSDYLQERPNDAKIICGKIVEASRAREAARKARELTRRKGIMDGLGLSAKLADCQEKDPALCELYIVEGDSAGGSAKQGRDRKFQAILPLRGKVLNVEKARFEKMLSSEQITTLIATLGTSIGPDEFNVEKLRYHRIIIMTDADVDGAHIRTLLLTLFYRQMPQLVERGHIYIAQPPLYKVKAGRDERYLKDDAEEASYMMTVALTGAALTPSTGAEPITGEPLAELVRQYNLANAVMMRLTRVIDRAALTAIMTGVTLQLDTAENAAISAQALTDTINDTAVKAIVRTDDVTGTFSLRIERMFHGNVKVSSIDYDFSESADYRVLANAALTFKGLLGEGAFIRRGEGERAKESAVADFHHAMLWLRDEAERGVSKQRYKGLGEMNPSQLWETTMDPTVRRLLKVQIDDAIAADQIFTTLMGDDVEPRRAFIESNALRAGNIDT; via the coding sequence ATGTCCGAGAACACCCAAGACAATACTCCAGCATCAGAATCCGCCACATCGGCAGGTTATGGCGCATCCTCCATCCAGATTCTGGAAGGCCTGGAAGCCGTGCGTAAGCGCCCCGGCATGTATATCGGTGATACGTCGGACGGCACCGGTCTGCATCATCTGGTATTTGAAGTGCTGGATAACTCCATCGATGAATCCTTAGCTGGCCACTGTACCGAGATCAACGTCACTATCCACAGCGACAACTCGATCTCGATTACCGATAACGGCCGCGGTATTCCTACCGGCATCAAGTTTGACGACAAGCACGAGCCTAAGCGTAGCGCGGCCGAGATCGTTATGACCGAGCTGCATGCCGGTGGTAAGTTCGATCAAAACTCCTACAAAGTATCGGGCGGTTTGCACGGCGTCGGTGTTTCTTGCGTGAATGGCTTGTCTAAATTACTCAAGCTCACCATCCGCCGCGACGGTAAAAAATACGCCATGGAATTCGTCCGTGGTGTACCGCAAAACCGCGAGATAGAAACCATCAACGGCGTGGTCTGCTCACCGATCAAAGTGATAGGCGACACCGAAAAGCGCGGTACCGAAGTGCATTTCTGGGCCGATGAAGAAATCTTCACACACGTAGAATTCCATTACGAAATCCTGGCCAAGCGTATCCGCGAATTGTCTTTCCTCAACAACGGCGTACGCATCAAACTCAGCGACCATCGCACTGGCAAAGAAGAAATGTTCGCGTTCGAAGGCGGCACCCGCGGCTTCGTTGAATACATCAACAAAACCAAGAGCGTCTTGCACCCGACGATTTTCCAGGCAACTGGCGAGCGCCTGTCCGACCAGGGCACCAACATCAGCGTCGACGTCTCGATGCAATGGAACGACGCCTACAACGAACAAGTTTTATGCTTCACGAATAACATCCCGCAACGCGACGGCGGTAGCCATCTCACCGGCCTGCGCGCAGCGATGACACGCGTCATCAACAAGTACATAGAAGAACACGACTACGCCAAAAAAGCCAAGGTAGAAGTCACCGGCGACGATATGCGCGAAGGTCTGACCTGCGTCTTGTCGGTTAAAGTACCAGAGCCAAAATTTAGCTCGCAAACCAAAGACAAGCTGGTATCAAGCGAGGTACGCGGCCCGGTAGAAGAGATCGTTGCCAAGACCCTGTCCGATTATTTGCAAGAACGCCCGAACGACGCCAAAATCATCTGCGGCAAAATCGTCGAAGCCTCGCGCGCCCGTGAAGCCGCCCGCAAAGCGCGCGAACTGACACGCCGCAAAGGCATCATGGACGGTTTAGGTTTATCTGCCAAACTGGCCGATTGCCAGGAAAAAGACCCGGCCCTGTGCGAACTGTATATCGTCGAGGGTGATTCTGCGGGTGGATCGGCTAAGCAAGGGCGTGACCGTAAGTTCCAGGCGATTCTGCCACTGCGCGGTAAAGTGCTGAACGTAGAAAAAGCCCGTTTCGAAAAAATGTTATCCAGCGAACAGATCACCACCCTGATCGCCACGCTCGGCACCTCGATCGGCCCGGACGAATTTAACGTCGAAAAACTGCGCTACCACCGCATCATCATCATGACCGATGCCGACGTCGATGGTGCCCACATCCGTACCCTGCTGCTGACCCTGTTCTACCGCCAGATGCCGCAACTGGTAGAGCGCGGCCACATCTACATCGCCCAACCGCCACTGTATAAAGTCAAGGCTGGCCGCGACGAGCGCTACCTTAAAGATGATGCCGAAGAAGCCAGCTACATGATGACCGTGGCCTTAACCGGTGCCGCCCTGACCCCAAGCACAGGCGCAGAGCCTATCACCGGCGAGCCGCTGGCAGAATTGGTACGCCAATACAATCTGGCCAACGCCGTCATGATGCGCCTCACCCGCGTGATCGACCGCGCTGCCCTCACCGCCATCATGACTGGCGTGACGCTGCAACTCGATACGGCAGAGAACGCCGCCATCTCGGCCCAGGCACTGACAGACACCATCAACGACACCGCGGTAAAAGCCATCGTACGCACCGATGACGTCACCGGCACCTTCAGCCTGCGCATAGAACGCATGTTCCACGGTAACGTCAAAGTGAGCAGCATCGACTACGACTTTAGCGAGAGCGCCGACTACCGCGTACTGGCCAACGCCGCCCTGACCTTTAAAGGCCTGTTAGGCGAAGGTGCCTTCATACGCCGTGGCGAAGGTGAGCGCGCCAAAGAAAGCGCCGTAGCCGACTTCCACCACGCCATGCTATGGCTGCGCGACGAAGCCGAACGCGGCGTCAGCAAGCAACGCTACAAAGGACTGGGCGAGATGAACCCAAGCCAACTGTGGGAAACCACGATGGACCCAACCGTCCGCCGCTTATTGAAGGTACAGATCGACGACGCGATCGCCGCCGATCAGATCTTCACCACGCTGATGGGCGATGATGTAGAACCGCGTAGAGCATTCATAGAATCGAATGCTTTGCGTGCTGGGAATATTGATACCTGA
- the dnaN gene encoding DNA polymerase III subunit beta, translating to MQLVKTHRDTLLRPLQIVSGIVERRHTLPILANILIRKDGEKVSFLSTDIEVQITTHAEIGSGGEVTATTVAARKLLDILRALPDDNDVSIKLENKKMTVQSGKSRFSLQTLAAEEFPTVAQAETYNASVSLPQKALKHLFNMVHFSMAQQDIRYYLNGLLLVVDGKNVIAVATDGHRLAYCQVEVEQEFARQEVIIPRKTIIELQRLLEDKDEPVQLDIANNQVKLTFADIELISKLVEGKFPDFNRVIPKGYKNNFTLGREQLLRSLQRVAIMTSDKFKGVRCVITPGLMQILSTNADQEEAVEEIEIDYGGDSVDIGFNVTYLLDVLNNLKVDQINIALGDSNSSALLTIPENTDFKYVVMPMRI from the coding sequence ATGCAATTGGTAAAAACCCACCGAGATACTTTACTCCGACCTTTGCAAATCGTGAGTGGTATTGTCGAGCGTCGGCACACTTTGCCGATTCTGGCCAATATCCTCATACGCAAAGATGGTGAAAAGGTCTCCTTCCTGTCGACTGACATCGAAGTTCAGATCACCACGCATGCCGAAATCGGTTCGGGCGGCGAAGTCACGGCGACCACCGTTGCAGCCCGTAAATTGCTCGATATTTTGCGCGCCTTGCCGGATGATAATGACGTCTCCATCAAGCTAGAAAACAAGAAAATGACCGTGCAATCGGGCAAATCGCGTTTTTCTTTGCAAACCCTGGCGGCTGAAGAATTCCCTACAGTAGCGCAAGCCGAGACTTACAACGCCAGCGTCAGCCTGCCGCAAAAAGCCCTCAAGCACCTGTTTAACATGGTGCATTTCTCGATGGCGCAGCAAGACATCCGTTACTACCTCAATGGCTTATTATTAGTCGTCGATGGCAAGAACGTGATTGCGGTTGCCACCGACGGTCACCGTCTGGCGTATTGCCAGGTAGAAGTCGAGCAAGAGTTTGCGCGTCAAGAAGTCATCATCCCGCGCAAGACGATTATCGAATTGCAGCGCCTGCTAGAAGACAAAGACGAGCCGGTACAACTAGACATCGCCAACAATCAGGTCAAACTGACTTTTGCCGATATCGAGTTAATCTCTAAGCTGGTCGAAGGCAAGTTCCCTGACTTCAACCGCGTCATCCCTAAAGGCTACAAGAACAACTTCACGCTAGGTCGCGAACAACTGCTGCGCTCCTTGCAACGCGTTGCCATCATGACCAGTGATAAGTTTAAAGGCGTGCGTTGCGTGATCACCCCGGGTCTGATGCAAATCTTGTCTACCAATGCCGATCAGGAAGAAGCGGTCGAAGAGATTGAAATCGATTACGGAGGAGACAGCGTCGATATCGGTTTTAACGTCACCTACTTGCTCGATGTATTGAACAATCTCAAGGTCGATCAGATCAACATCGCCCTTGGCGATTCCAACTCATCGGCTTTGCTGACCATCCCAGAAAACACCGACTTCAAATACGTCGTGATGCCAATGCGGATCTAG
- the dnaA gene encoding chromosomal replication initiator protein DnaA, translating to MDNFWQACSSQLEQELTPQQYSAWIKPLAPVDYENGRLRIGAPNRFKLDWVKTQFASRITELAVQYWDDTIEVQFIIDPRINKKPVPSVPASSSMPSAANIAQQHSQDGDRPSHAEMPQYPEPTPQPSPRREQSRINSDLTFDSFVTGKANQLARAAAIQVANNPGVSYNPLFLYGGVGLGKTHLIHAIGNQILVDNPNAKIRYIHAEQYVRDVVTAYQRKGFDEFKRYYHSLDLLLIDDIQFFGGKSRTQEEFFYAFEALIAAKKQIIITSDTYPKEITGMDDRLISRFDSGLTVAIEPPELEMRVAILLKKATSEGVHFSDDVAFFVAKHLRSNVRELEGALRKILAYSRFHGKEITIDVTKEALKDLLSVQNRQISVENIQKTVADFFHIKVADMYSKRRPANIARPRQIAMYLAKELTQKSLPEIGELFGGRDHTTVLHAVRKITADRGKSPECNHELHVLEQTLKG from the coding sequence ATGGATAATTTTTGGCAAGCCTGTTCTTCTCAACTAGAGCAGGAGCTCACGCCGCAACAATACAGCGCTTGGATCAAGCCTTTAGCCCCCGTTGATTACGAAAACGGTCGCTTGCGTATTGGCGCGCCGAATCGCTTTAAGTTAGATTGGGTAAAGACGCAATTCGCCAGCCGCATCACAGAATTAGCCGTGCAGTATTGGGACGATACGATAGAAGTGCAGTTTATTATCGACCCGCGCATTAATAAAAAACCTGTGCCTAGCGTACCGGCGTCTAGCAGCATGCCTAGTGCGGCCAATATCGCGCAGCAACACAGCCAGGATGGCGACCGGCCTAGCCACGCCGAAATGCCGCAATACCCGGAGCCAACGCCGCAGCCATCACCACGGCGCGAGCAAAGCCGTATCAACTCGGATTTGACCTTCGATAGCTTCGTCACTGGTAAGGCCAATCAACTGGCGCGTGCCGCTGCGATACAAGTAGCAAATAATCCTGGTGTCTCGTACAACCCGCTGTTCTTATATGGCGGCGTTGGTCTGGGTAAAACGCATTTGATCCACGCCATCGGCAACCAAATTTTGGTGGATAACCCGAACGCTAAAATTCGCTACATCCACGCCGAGCAGTACGTGCGCGACGTCGTTACGGCTTACCAGCGCAAGGGTTTTGATGAGTTCAAACGTTATTACCATTCGCTAGATTTATTGCTGATCGATGATATTCAATTCTTTGGTGGCAAAAGTCGCACCCAAGAAGAATTCTTCTACGCGTTTGAAGCCTTAATCGCCGCCAAGAAACAAATCATCATCACCAGTGATACCTATCCAAAAGAAATCACCGGCATGGATGACCGCTTGATCTCGCGTTTTGATTCTGGCCTGACGGTCGCCATCGAACCGCCAGAGCTCGAAATGCGGGTCGCCATTTTGCTCAAAAAAGCCACCAGCGAAGGCGTGCATTTTTCTGATGACGTGGCCTTCTTCGTGGCCAAGCATTTGCGCTCCAACGTACGCGAACTGGAAGGCGCTTTGCGCAAGATTTTGGCTTACTCGCGCTTCCACGGTAAAGAGATCACGATCGACGTCACCAAAGAAGCGCTGAAGGATTTATTGTCGGTACAAAACCGCCAGATCTCAGTTGAAAATATACAAAAAACTGTGGCAGATTTTTTCCACATCAAAGTGGCGGATATGTACTCCAAACGTCGTCCGGCGAATATCGCCAGACCGCGTCAGATCGCCATGTATCTGGCAAAAGAATTGACACAAAAAAGTTTGCCAGAGATCGGCGAATTATTTGGTGGGCGCGATCACACCACCGTCTTGCATGCGGTACGCAAGATCACAGCAGATCGCGGTAAAAGCCCGGAATGCAATCATGAGCTGCACGTTTTAGAGCAGACTCTGAAGGGCTAA
- the rpmH gene encoding 50S ribosomal protein L34: MKRTYQPSVVRRKRTHGFRARMATRGGRAVLNARRAKGRKRLAA, from the coding sequence ATGAAACGTACTTATCAACCTTCCGTAGTTCGCCGTAAGCGCACTCACGGTTTCCGCGCACGTATGGCAACCCGCGGCGGCCGCGCTGTTCTGAATGCACGTCGCGCCAAGGGCCGTAAACGCCTGGCAGCTTGA
- a CDS encoding ribonuclease P protein component translates to MINAIDMTNASGDFARVRRIVKTDEFSSVFRLRPVQRTAHFVLYARPTALEHARLGVVAAKRFAPRAATRNAIKRVTREVFRQSTLINVDCIVRLSKPVNSKAGPATTAQLKRELRVEILRLFASQKIPVEPAS, encoded by the coding sequence ATGATCAATGCAATCGACATGACCAACGCCAGCGGAGATTTTGCGCGCGTTAGGCGTATCGTTAAAACGGATGAGTTTTCATCCGTTTTTCGTTTGCGCCCCGTACAAAGAACGGCACATTTCGTTTTGTATGCCCGTCCGACTGCCTTGGAGCACGCCCGCTTGGGTGTGGTTGCGGCAAAGCGATTTGCCCCGCGCGCAGCAACGCGCAATGCAATCAAACGTGTGACACGCGAAGTGTTTCGACAATCGACATTAATTAATGTCGATTGCATAGTGCGTTTGTCTAAACCGGTCAATAGCAAGGCAGGTCCTGCCACTACCGCCCAACTTAAACGTGAGTTGAGGGTGGAAATCCTGCGTCTGTTTGCTTCACAAAAAATTCCGGTCGAACCCGCATCATGA
- the yidD gene encoding membrane protein insertion efficiency factor YidD translates to MKSLLLLLLRGYKLMISPMLGQRCRFYPSCSEYAAEAIREYGACQGSLMAGKRLCKCHPWHPGGVDNVPPKAEKQTSAPTSVAGHSSKLS, encoded by the coding sequence ATGAAATCCTTGCTGCTACTGTTACTACGCGGATATAAACTAATGATCAGCCCTATGTTAGGGCAGCGCTGCCGTTTTTATCCTAGTTGTTCCGAGTATGCGGCAGAAGCCATCCGCGAATATGGTGCTTGCCAAGGTAGTTTGATGGCAGGAAAGCGCCTGTGTAAATGCCATCCGTGGCATCCCGGCGGCGTGGATAATGTTCCACCCAAGGCTGAAAAACAAACATCTGCCCCCACATCTGTTGCGGGTCATTCTTCTAAACTCTCCTAA